GGTTCTGTCGACGGTCGGCTGTTGTACGGTAAAGTGTAACAGTGAGAGAGAAAACAAGAAAGCGAATACCACAGCTTCCTCCATGCTGTCAGTATAGCTATCAGTTTTGGTCCTATTGACGTGGCGATGTACCAATGCTTGAGTGTGTTCTTTCATGCGTGCAGAAAAGAACGAGCTTTATAACAGCGCCCACCACGACGTAAACAGCATGAACTCTCGTTATACTAACATATATCGGTCGACACAGGCAGCAAATTTGTGTCTCTGCCTGCTTGCCTTATTCTTGTCGTTGGCATAGAATAACACCGAGAATCGCAGACGtctacctttaaccctttgagcgccaaagtctattttcgtACCctatataaaataaaccccagtcaatttttctcaaattttgccaaaattttgagaaaaaaatgtagcaaatgaaatgtgatgtccatttggtcaaaaattatcaaaaaattacagaaaacttggtaaaattttgcactaaaattttggcgggagaaaattacagcgctcaaagggttaacagccTCTTTTTTCCGTCAACTTTGCACTCTACTCGTTTATACACAGAATATTACTGTCGCCGTTCTAGAGCTTAGAGAATTCGCAAGGATTCAACACTTTTGTAGGACGGTACGCTGGCAATAAGTTCTTGTTATATATGTACTATCATTCTGTTATCGGGTATATCAGCTTCTAATAATTTATGACATGATCCCCAGTCtgtaaaactttcaaaagaacTCACATGTAAAATGAAGGTACAACAATGCGTTTTTCCCGGAGTCAACTGTTTATGAGCAGATTTATAAAAAGATTGATATAAAATGTTCGGTCCTTTCAAACATACAAGTGTTCATGTAATAATTCGTTTGAATTATGAACAAATGTTTGAGGGCGTACTTGCTCAGTATACTCTAGCATATGATCGCGTCAGGGGCAACCTACAAAGCTGTTCGTGCGAAAAGCTGTTCTTAAgggttggttttttttttacaggCGAGCAATTTTATCCTTATGTCAGCTAACTGGctggtatttttttttaatcagcAGAAGGTGAAATGTGACAGCGGGCGACTTGGAATAAAATTCGGGCGTTTGAGGGGAAGTTCGGAACTTTTTCAGCGATGGTTAAGGCCAAACATTTGTGATGGCGTCGGAATGTTGTGATGGTGGAGAGAGAAAAGTGATGGTGGGGCGTACGCGGCGACCAGGGCCAGGGCAATTATCTAGCCGGGGAGGGGAACGGGGAGAACACGTAGGGCATTTACAAACAGCTTTCACTTTCCaatcaaaattgtcaatttgttcaaaatacctTAAAATGGCAGATTTACATATAAAATGAACCCTGCGCATCATATCgtgaaattcagtaaatttatgAAGGTAACTTGGAGTCTTTGTCCAATGAGATCCTTCCGGTATATTACAACAATGTTTGATCGCTTTTGTGTTCGTGTTGTTTATCCATTTTAACCCCTATACCACGAACAGTTGCTACCTGTGCCTGCTGGTCGTTCATTTGCAGTACAGCATTTCTACCTAAAGCGTGACAGGTCTTTTAAAACGATCATGAACGGTTACTGTTATATCGTCAACGTTGGCGTAGATGAACCTGACAAAGCGTATAATACGCAATAACTTCCGACCTTTCCCAGACATGAAGATTAacatgaggtcaacatataTGCTACCGACATGTCCGAGAAAtcaccaataaaccatatacgAGGTATAACTCAAACCAAACAGTCGAGCAGCTGGGATGTATTGTCGGCCTGAGATGCCACATAGTTAAACTTTAATTATTACTTCGCAGATACATTCGAAATACAGTTTGAAAGGATGTGGTTAGCCTATAAGAATGACTTTGTCGCTCAAAGGCTCCCACCGTTTGTAAATATAGAGATATGTACTCGACATAAAACAGCGGGGGCATGGTAAACTCGAGCTTGTACCAATGGCAGATTCTTTTAAATTACCCATCAGAGAGGAATTCGGGTGACAAAGACATGATCTTGTAACGTTCAAACAGACAATGATATGTTTCGTCATTTCCTTGGATACGAAACGCTTTGATGACGTTGAATATCGTCATTCTTTATCCAATCGTTGACGAAATGCTGATCGTGAACTGTTCATGCGCGTTCATTCAGCACGTTTAGCGAGACACTGTCAGAGGGGTCTTGTCAGCATCGTTTCAATAAAATACACAGGTGCATCTaatgttaaaaaatattcaCCAATCACTTATGTTTAAGCTTCCGCAGACTCGTACTGGAGGTACAGTTATTAGTATTAGTACGCATGTGATAATGAACTTTAGGAAGcattgtaaattatcaaatacaaGTGTAAATATGACTGAATTCAACCTCACCATAATGTCACTACACTCATACTCTGTTTTCGTGACGAATAGCTTTGGTGAATAAGACTTATCATTGGCGTCAGTAGATTCAGACACTGTCATTTTGTCCATCGCGATTCAGATTTTCGTGTAACATTGACGAAAGAAGGTTAGCACATGGCACTGTATTCAATCTGAAAACTTGTCCGGCTCTAGGGCGCCGTACCCGTTCAGTCGTTCGAGGGATGTAGCGGAGCCGTTGTCGAGATTACTCGTCAGTATCGCCTCGCTGTCGGTCTCTCCGTCATCCTCTGGCGCTTTGTACGTGACGAGGGTCAGTACAAAGAAAAGTACCGTCAGCACAAAACAAATCGTTCCCAAAAGGACAAAGCTGCGGGCGAAGTCTTGGCCGTCGTAGACCCAACACGAGCCGGTCGATCTGTCCGGCAGCTGCTGCCAGACGAGACAACTGCCGTCGATGACGGCGCCAAACACGATAGTCCGGGAATAGAACCTGTGAACGGAGAGCATTTTCGATGGTGTGAACATCCATAATTAAATACTTATTGGATCACTTTTGACATTAACAATATCTTCGATaaattttctatattttgtgCAATGTACCAGTTAAAGTATCCCTGCCTCTGCAAAAATAGCATGTTAAAATACCTTGTATTCGGATTGCCATAGCTTGTGTGTGACGTGTATCCACGTGGTCAAAGAGTGGATACATGTCTACAGCTACTGCGAAATACCGAGTATTTTGACAACAATTGGAAGAATAAGAGGAAAAAAGTGAACACTTGGCAAAAGTTACAATTACTGGAATTTGAGCTCCAGCTTTATTTACAATCAGTGTAAACATCTCTTCCATATATGAGTTAATAAATACTGTCCATGACAATCAGTGAATGTGAACTTCACCGTTACCAGAAGTCTGGGCGAGCATATAGACATCCCGCAGCTGTAGTCACGGTTATTGTTTTTCCAAGTTCAACAATACATACCTAACAAGCGATAGAGCGTGGACTGGACACCTAACCCGAAGGACCTCTGACTGTCAGGTACagttctgagagagagagagagagagagagagagagagagagagagagagagagagagagagagagagagagagagagagagagagaatgtattttatttcattttattgcatAATATGTAAAACAGAACAACAAGTTATCTGACTTAATCAGAAAGCAAATTTAATTGGATGTTGTCTGTACTCGTTTGTCAGTACGAAATTACAGTTTGCATGGAAAATATATGTGTTTGATTCATAACATATAACTTGTTAAATTTATTGCGAGGGTGCATTGGATGTCCGGTGTAATACCCGCAACGCACAGCACTTATTCATCTTGTGAAGAAATCAGTCAAAACCACTCGCTAAATCCCAACCCTTAAAACGAGTAATTCAGTAACCGAGCTATCGGGCTGTTGCAATTTATGACCACAAATCCTCAAGACGATGCTAAGATCATGTAGCACCCACACACATGCTTGCTATCATGTATCGCACACAAACCCATTATATCAAAGCAACTAATACATCGCTAAACTACGTTTCAGATAGCCTCGgagacaattctgtccaccagcagacgGAAGTGCCTGTGTTTGGCCATCATGACCATGGACTCCCGATGTCAAGAACGTCTGTGCTTGAACTACGCAATATCCTTGTTGGAAGCGTGACAGTTTATCCCCAGAATGCGTTGATTCTCTGATATGTTTGCACACAGAATTATACACACAACGTAACGTTTTCAAAACCTTTGAATATATATGATGCTGGTTAAATCTATTTTGAAATCACGTGTCGAAAATGTGCCTTAGCTTCAAAACGGTCTTTTTGAATTGGTGCTTTTAACTATTCTTTGTCTAAAAGTCAATGAAAGCAAAGATTCCTTGGTGTTAGAAACCAGAATCgataaaatcagagaaaaattaTCGCGCAACATACCTCATAGTGACGACTGTAATCGGGGAAATAGTGAGAAACCCGACTAGCATCAAGAGAAAGAGGCCAACAATGAAAACCGGAAACTGCCAACAGTCTGTCGGACATTTGCCACTGATCACTTCCGGGGCGCCCGTGTCACTCGATTCGATGCATGAGCAGTTATAGTACATCTGGAAAGCGACACATGTAATATGAACAAACCAAAATGAAACCACCGACTACCAGTAAAGCTTAGAATGCTAAAAGTCTCGGTCAACAAATATGATACCCTAGACGGTAATAGGGGTGCTTTCACTTGAAAAATCGCTGAGAATTACTGTGTCTGGTACCCATCAAATATGCCACAGGTGTTAATAGTATTCTCTGTCAGTACTAAATACGTGacgattaaaatatttatttcaaaaaggtAATTTCTGACACACGTTAATACTCTCGCTGATTGTATTGCCTGTGAATGCTTCTAACTTATCAACAATATATGAGCGATTCGGTGACATGACTTTGAAGCTCGAGACGACAGCCATAATCAAATGTGATGACTTAAATGGTTTTCTTGTATCTACTTGCCGGGTTTCCTAAGCaacaaaatgcatatttaatgtaATATTACATTGCTACACACTCACAGATTCATCGGACGTCATACCCGTGCACCCGGCGAAGCAAGCATCAAAGTATTCAAGGCCATTTGTCGCGCAGACGGGGTCATAGGTCAACGTGGTGCAATGGCAGTCAGCGTTACATCGGTTAATCAGTTTAACTCCATCCAACCGAATTTCGCTGTACAGAAGAGATGCATTATCAAATATTTGACTACAGTAATGATAATCGTTTCTAGATTATGTTCAACAATCTTACCAAATAGTACCGTCGAGGCAATGAAAACGAGTTCGTGGTGAAGAGCTGATGAAATTAAACCTTGCAATGGCCGAtcctaattttatattcctTGAGCAAAATGCAGGGTGTGGTGATAACTTTCACCAAATTTAGCATTTTATCTTAGGTCTTGTCTCCCTGGAAATGTAACGAAATAAAAACAAGCCAGCCAACTTTATTTTAAGAAGGTATGAGAAACAtaatatttttgtgtattttggccTGTCAGTCacaagaaaaagtttaagtcttgtTTTTTATCCTATAAAACCAGAATGGTCTGAAAATATTAACGATTTCGTTAAAATTTTCCTGTGTACTTGAATGTAAACCTTAAAAGACAGTATGTTaacaattcaaatattttcatggaGGTTTCAATGTAGCAACTCTATACAAGGATAGATTCGAAACGGTTCTGTATCTAGATCTATACTCTCCCTAGAATGCCGGTTACTCACTCATTCGGGTTGTATGATCTGGTGATACCTGCCAGCCGTGTCTGTGGGCATCTCATTAAGAAGATACAATTCATCACCATGGCTACCAGACACACCGTGATAATAAACTTGAGATTCCCCCTGACCTTGAAGTTCGCCTTCTTGATTATCCATCCGCCCAGCATACTCCCGAAAGCGGCGGCCGGAATGAAAACGGTACCTGATAGACAGAATTGCGTGTGTTAAAAGTGTGTGTCCAATATTTCGGTAGTTCTATTTCGGATCTCATGGTATgattttttgtagtttttcacaaaaaaatcttgCGAGATAATTCGGGGAAACATTTACAAGGCACTTCATAGATATGTTGCGACCCATCCGGccgaaaattttcatttcagcaaAAATATCCTTGAATCTGGAataaatactgatcatcatGCATTAAGGATTCGAGTGCAGTACTTTTGTGAGCATACAGTAATGGCGGACTTATGTTACATTAACAACTTAAAAGGGAAGTGACAATGTATTAATGAAGGAACTCGCTTGAAAATATACTTTTTTTAAATTAAGACCAAACAGTACTTAAAGTAACTAGCTCATTTACAAGCCATTTCTTAGATTTTAtattccattttttgtattctacGCACTTTTTCCCATCAACCGTGATAAATGACGTCAATATCACATCAGGTGCATGTAGAACATGTCGCATTATAAAATATTTCGTTGGggtataatcacaaaataaattcaaatcgTGCATAGAACTTTGAAGAAATGCCGCATTCCAGTATATCACTTTATCATGTTATCAGtcaactttaaggtagtatacacctcgaaagtgaaagttatgaacttttgctctaactttcctcaagaaatctttcaattattctctttcaaaatcaagaatagaaatagggggtcaccgtgcaaattttggtactagagaaacaaattactcaaaatttaccgatattagaaattcaaaatggccgaaattcctgtgttaactctatggagaaaagtaaaaattttcgaatttcgaaaaactaagccggtaaaaagttttctttcaccaagagctttaaaatgaacccccacataatgtatatcagaagagaattgtaaaagtttgagagcccgaatgtctgtccccgaggtgcgttctaccttaatggggAGGAAGGTTTGCACGAATGTTTCAAAACCGTGATTCAGCCTTTGGATGTGACAAATATACCCAGTAAATTTTCGAACAATCATGACGAACGCCAAAATGAATTCTTTGTAAGGTTCTACCCTTCTGACCTGTGGTTCACCTACCCGCCAAAATACTGGCCAAAGATGACGTAGTTCCAAACTGATTTTCAATGAAGGTCACTAAGAACAGCGACGAGCCCGAGACGTAGAAGGCAATGGTGCAGTATCCGAGTGTGATTAGCATGAAGGGCGCGTTTGAACATATTATCTTCGCGGCAGGCCAGAGGTCGGCCCAGTTCTCGCCAAAGTTCGGTTGCTGGGCTAATTTCTCGGAGCCGTTCTGGTGTGCTTGTGATTTCCGCTCATCTTGAATGGATAGTGTATCTGTTTTTGGTGAGAATTTAAAGCAAAATACGGAATGGTGTACTGTGTGTGATTAACAGAACAGCAAATCTGAGACAGACCAGGGATAAAGACAGAAAATCCAGTGACACTCACAACCAAAATTACCTTCACCGTAAATTCTCTAACAagacgatgatgattatgatgatgacgacgacgatgatgatgatgatgatgacacaaACAATCAAAATCACCCTCACCGTAAATTCACTTACaagatgattatgatgatgatgatgatgatgatgatgatgatgatgacgatgacgacgacgacgacgatgatgatgatgatgatgatgatgatgatgatgatgatgataaccaCTATCAAGACGTCATCTAGATCGCCTCAAACCATCATCTTCCAAACACGATTGCTTTTCTTCACAATCTAACTCACCTGGGAGAACCGGTGAGAATCCGCCGACGGGTGGAGCCGACAGCAGCGCTAAGAATGAAGCGATCAGAAAGCCGAGCCACCAGGCACCAACCCAGGACTGATCAGAAGGAGTCAGATCAGTTCTGATGGAGAAATATGGGTTGTTAGTTGATTCACGCCTAGTTTTCTCCCAAACCGAGCTTTTCTACACTCTGTCGCTGGTGGCAGTATGCATCCTTGTCTTTCGTACAGAACGACGGCTAATCTACCATCTAGTGAACAGTTAAAAATACCAAGTAACACAATCGATGCTATCGAGTATATAAACATCTTCCAGTTGTTAGAAGCGtgaaaatgatatatttaaaaatatatttttagatATTGTACACAAAACGTCACAATGTGAATGATCATCTAGCTAGACAGCAACGCTGTGATTTCTTCAACGCGATGTTTTAGCTTTTATTCGCCGTGAAGTGGCACTTGATAGTGTATATACTTACTCCACTCGAATATCGGTGTAAATGCCTAGACACAGAGCCCCAATTGTGTATCCTAACGCGATTC
This genomic window from Ptychodera flava strain L36383 chromosome 10, AS_Pfla_20210202, whole genome shotgun sequence contains:
- the LOC139142511 gene encoding solute carrier organic anion transporter family member 4C1-like codes for the protein MSSMNTVDDEKRAVFANSQKISRMLYGWLSWRPDCLQRFNKIGWLVSAMGSLIVVQGMILNGLVPAVSSTVATRYQLSSTQIGVIVAMYDLTVLALVPFVSYALASKNKPRWLGVGAVVMAVGALVWSIPQYTSGLYVAGTTIFPLPLCEHGNTTTIESSRLSNSLSKYFYVFLLAQMLIGIGATPIYTVGYAWVDENTTTNKSGWYIGVLSAMSSVGIALGYTIGALCLGIYTDIRVETDLTPSDQSWVGAWWLGFLIASFLALLSAPPVGGFSPVLPDTLSIQDERKSQAHQNGSEKLAQQPNFGENWADLWPAAKIICSNAPFMLITLGYCTIAFYVSGSSLFLVTFIENQFGTTSSLASILAGTVFIPAAAFGSMLGGWIIKKANFKVRGNLKFIITVCLVAMVMNCIFLMRCPQTRLAGITRSYNPNDEIRLDGVKLINRCNADCHCTTLTYDPVCATNGLEYFDACFAGCTGMTSDESMYYNCSCIESSDTGAPEVISGKCPTDCWQFPVFIVGLFLLMLVGFLTISPITVVTMRTVPDSQRSFGLGVQSTLYRLLGSIPGLSCLAPSSTAVVSSGSSCRTDRPARVGSTTAKTSPAALSFWERFVLC